A genomic region of Desulfosarcina ovata subsp. ovata contains the following coding sequences:
- a CDS encoding XdhC family aldehyde oxidoreductase maturation factor, with the protein MDTIAQTASDLLGKGETFVLATIISHSGSTPRTSGSKMIVTADGRGIGTIGGGLLEAEVMSRAVKLIPTGASDLIPFDLGLENVASMDMICGGQAEVLLDCITPDSETVAIFDGWRAVLESGGKGCFVTMVDTAGDHVGPVKHGLVSARGEVDGNFPLSANELERVAAAASRSAEIRTVRVTGGFAVLEPAGQVCAAYLFGAGHVARATAHLASLVGFRVSVADDRKEYANRERYPDAQEVRVLEDFNRCLPDTAMGQNDFVIIVTRGHLHDKTVLAQALKTHAGYIGMIGSRRKRDATYAALIKEGFSQADIDRVHSPIGLSIGADTPEEIAVSIVGELIAHRAGMQL; encoded by the coding sequence ATGGATACGATTGCACAAACCGCCAGCGACCTTTTGGGCAAAGGGGAGACCTTTGTTCTGGCCACCATCATCAGTCACAGCGGTTCCACGCCGCGCACGTCGGGCAGCAAAATGATCGTCACCGCCGACGGCCGCGGCATCGGCACCATCGGTGGCGGTTTGCTGGAGGCCGAAGTGATGTCCCGGGCCGTGAAGCTGATCCCGACGGGTGCGTCGGACCTGATCCCTTTTGATCTGGGACTGGAAAACGTGGCCAGCATGGACATGATCTGCGGCGGTCAGGCGGAAGTGCTTTTGGACTGCATCACCCCCGATTCGGAGACGGTGGCCATTTTCGATGGATGGCGGGCGGTGCTGGAATCGGGCGGCAAAGGTTGTTTCGTGACCATGGTCGACACCGCCGGTGACCATGTGGGCCCGGTGAAGCACGGTCTGGTATCGGCCCGGGGGGAGGTGGATGGGAACTTCCCGCTTTCGGCGAATGAGCTGGAACGGGTCGCTGCGGCGGCCTCCCGCTCGGCCGAGATCCGGACCGTGCGGGTGACAGGTGGATTCGCGGTGCTGGAGCCGGCGGGACAGGTGTGCGCTGCCTATCTGTTCGGCGCCGGACACGTGGCGCGGGCCACGGCCCACCTGGCCAGCCTGGTGGGATTCCGGGTGTCGGTGGCCGACGACCGGAAGGAGTATGCCAATCGCGAACGTTACCCCGATGCCCAGGAGGTCCGTGTGCTGGAGGATTTCAACCGCTGCCTGCCGGACACGGCCATGGGGCAGAACGACTTTGTGATCATCGTGACCCGGGGCCACCTGCACGACAAAACCGTGCTGGCCCAGGCTCTGAAGACCCATGCCGGTTACATTGGCATGATCGGCAGCCGCAGGAAGCGGGATGCCACTTACGCGGCCCTGATCAAAGAGGGCTTTTCACAGGCCGACATCGACCGGGTGCATTCTCCCATCGGACTCTCCATCGGAGCCGACACCCCGGAGGAGATCGCCGTGAGCATCGTCGGCGAACTGATCGCCCACCGTGCCGGCATGCAGCTGTAA
- the fdhF gene encoding formate dehydrogenase subunit alpha codes for MDQGTIMINGTPLPFEPGQTILEVAEENHITIPTLCYLKGASPTGACRICVVEVKGARTLMTACSTPAADGMDVLTESPKVVASRRETLELLLASGNHNCSIGSGREGDWSDFQMQAAASDQFEELCPSWGDCRLQDLAYQYQVEGGKYPRSENPYPMEMLNPLIVRDFSRCILCGRCVQACNEVQVNRAINFGYRGAEAKVVAGTDVALKDSQCVFCGECVQACPTGALVEKKARFSWRPWKAKKIRTTCPYCGVGCQLWLHVQNGRIVKVTGVENGSPNKGRLCVKGRFGYDFIYSEERLTTPLIREGDTFREASWDEALDLVADKFKQIIAESGSDAVAGVSCARSINEDSYQMQKLFRAVFKTNNIDHCARTUHAPTVAGLATTFGSGAMTNSFSEFSRAKMFLVIGSNMTEAHPVASTFLKNAVMNGAKLVVIDPRRHRLVDFADMHLPLKVGSDIALLNAIMYVLIEDDLYDKEFVKNCTTGFDQLKETVMAYPPEKAADICGIDAATIREVAHLLASVKPVMLCYTLGITEHTCGKNNVMSTANLQMLLGNMGVEMGGVNPLRGQNNVQGACDMGALPNVYPGYQAVTDEKSCEKFETAWQTTGMSKKVGLMIPQMMDGLVDGKVRAFYIFGENLANTEPDIHKVEHELASAEFLVVQDIFLNETTRFAHVVLPAAAWSENDGTFTNSERRVSRVRTASQAPGISQPNWWIFKQIAKRFGHDWASDSGQELWDNEISALAPNLGGIKYYRIEEDGLQWPCPTVEHPGTTFLHQGGKFTCGLGRFTPAEWTPPAEVPDTDYPLVLSTGRRLYHYHTRTQTGRCEGLNDLLGEETADISFSDADRIGIANGETIRVRSRRGEVAVRANVTPEVPEGMVWMAFHFRDGNANWLTHAAFDPVTLTAEYKACAVCIEKM; via the coding sequence ATGGATCAGGGTACCATCATGATCAATGGCACCCCGCTTCCCTTCGAACCGGGGCAGACCATTCTCGAGGTCGCCGAAGAGAATCATATCACCATCCCGACCTTGTGTTATCTAAAAGGTGCGTCGCCCACGGGGGCCTGCCGCATCTGTGTCGTTGAGGTCAAAGGGGCACGCACGCTGATGACCGCATGTAGCACACCGGCCGCCGATGGTATGGATGTGTTGACCGAATCGCCCAAAGTGGTCGCCTCCCGGCGTGAGACCCTGGAACTGTTGCTGGCCTCGGGCAATCATAACTGTTCCATTGGTTCCGGCCGGGAAGGGGACTGGAGCGATTTTCAGATGCAGGCGGCCGCGTCGGACCAGTTCGAGGAATTGTGCCCCTCCTGGGGGGATTGCCGTCTTCAGGATCTGGCCTACCAGTATCAGGTGGAAGGGGGCAAATATCCGCGGTCGGAAAATCCCTACCCGATGGAAATGCTCAACCCGTTGATCGTGCGTGATTTTTCGCGTTGTATCCTTTGCGGCCGCTGTGTTCAGGCCTGCAACGAAGTCCAGGTCAACCGGGCGATCAACTTCGGTTACCGCGGGGCCGAGGCCAAGGTGGTTGCCGGCACGGATGTGGCGCTCAAGGATTCCCAGTGCGTATTCTGCGGCGAATGTGTCCAGGCTTGCCCCACCGGCGCCCTGGTGGAGAAGAAGGCCCGCTTCAGCTGGCGGCCGTGGAAAGCTAAAAAGATCCGCACCACCTGCCCCTACTGCGGGGTCGGTTGTCAGCTCTGGCTGCATGTTCAAAACGGACGCATTGTCAAGGTCACCGGTGTGGAAAACGGATCGCCGAACAAGGGCCGGTTGTGCGTCAAGGGGCGTTTCGGCTACGATTTCATCTATTCGGAGGAGCGCCTTACAACCCCCCTGATCCGGGAGGGGGATACTTTCCGCGAGGCCTCGTGGGACGAAGCCCTCGATCTGGTGGCGGACAAGTTCAAGCAGATCATCGCGGAGAGCGGTTCCGATGCCGTGGCCGGGGTCAGCTGTGCTCGTAGCATCAACGAAGACTCATACCAGATGCAGAAACTTTTCCGGGCGGTGTTTAAGACCAACAACATCGACCATTGTGCCCGTACTTGACATGCCCCAACCGTCGCCGGGCTGGCGACAACGTTCGGGTCAGGCGCAATGACCAACTCTTTCTCCGAGTTCTCTCGGGCAAAAATGTTTCTGGTGATCGGTTCCAACATGACCGAGGCACATCCGGTGGCCTCGACTTTTCTGAAAAATGCGGTGATGAACGGTGCCAAACTGGTCGTGATTGATCCGCGCCGGCATCGGCTGGTCGATTTTGCCGACATGCACCTGCCGCTGAAGGTGGGCAGCGACATCGCCCTGCTCAACGCCATTATGTACGTCCTGATCGAGGATGACCTTTACGACAAGGAGTTCGTGAAAAATTGCACCACCGGTTTCGATCAACTCAAAGAGACGGTCATGGCCTACCCGCCGGAAAAGGCGGCCGACATTTGCGGCATTGATGCGGCAACGATCAGGGAAGTCGCCCATCTTTTGGCCTCGGTGAAACCGGTGATGCTATGCTACACGCTGGGTATCACCGAGCATACCTGTGGCAAGAACAACGTCATGTCCACCGCCAACCTGCAGATGCTTTTGGGCAACATGGGCGTGGAAATGGGTGGGGTCAACCCGCTACGCGGGCAGAACAACGTACAGGGAGCCTGCGACATGGGAGCCCTTCCCAATGTCTATCCCGGCTACCAGGCCGTGACCGATGAAAAAAGCTGTGAGAAGTTCGAAACCGCCTGGCAGACCACCGGTATGTCAAAGAAGGTGGGGCTGATGATCCCCCAGATGATGGATGGGCTGGTGGACGGTAAGGTCCGCGCCTTTTACATCTTCGGAGAGAACCTGGCCAATACCGAACCGGATATCCACAAGGTGGAACATGAGCTGGCTTCGGCCGAGTTTCTTGTGGTCCAGGATATTTTTCTCAACGAAACCACCCGTTTTGCCCATGTGGTCCTGCCGGCGGCGGCCTGGAGTGAAAACGACGGCACCTTCACCAACAGCGAACGGCGGGTCAGCCGGGTGCGCACCGCCAGCCAGGCGCCCGGCATCTCTCAGCCCAACTGGTGGATTTTCAAACAGATTGCCAAACGCTTCGGTCACGACTGGGCATCCGACAGCGGTCAGGAGCTCTGGGATAACGAAATTTCGGCCCTGGCACCCAATCTGGGCGGTATCAAATACTACCGCATCGAAGAAGACGGTCTCCAGTGGCCCTGCCCCACGGTGGAGCATCCGGGAACCACCTTTCTGCACCAAGGCGGAAAATTCACCTGTGGCCTGGGCCGTTTTACCCCGGCCGAATGGACCCCGCCGGCCGAGGTACCCGACACGGACTATCCCCTGGTGCTCAGCACCGGCCGACGCCTGTATCACTACCATACCCGAACCCAGACCGGCCGCTGCGAAGGCCTCAACGACCTTCTCGGTGAGGAGACTGCCGATATCTCCTTCTCCGACGCCGATCGAATCGGTATCGCCAATGGCGAGACCATCCGCGTCAGGTCCAGGCGCGGTGAGGTGGCCGTGCGGGCCAACGTGACCCCGGAGGTCCCCGAAGGGATGGTGTGGATGGCCTTTCATTTCCGCGACGGCAACGCCAACTGGTTGACCCACGCCGCGTTCGACCCGGTTACGCTGACGGCGGAGTATAAGGCGTGTGCGGTTTGTATCGAGAAGATGTGA
- a CDS encoding EF-hand domain-containing protein: protein MSISGIGTNSYSMGQMSSIGSRPSPSEMFSNDDEDGSGGLDKTEFSTLAQQISQATGEDIDVDELYATYDVDGDGELSEEETQAVMEDYRPEPPPEGEAMGGMPGGGGTDLSEIFSDTDEDEDGSIDETEAETLAEMISEATGEEISVEDLIAAYDEDGDGVLSEEETAEALEANRPEGPPPPPPEEAQAESEETSVSSAATAAIETYLKMAALGTGEDPSSDAAALFGNGGSTSVAASLYSLNTVA from the coding sequence ATGTCTATCAGTGGTATTGGAACTAACAGTTATTCCATGGGGCAGATGTCGTCCATAGGGAGCCGTCCGAGTCCGAGCGAGATGTTCAGCAATGACGATGAGGACGGCAGCGGAGGATTGGACAAAACCGAGTTCAGTACCCTGGCTCAACAAATCAGCCAGGCGACTGGGGAAGATATCGACGTCGATGAGCTATATGCCACCTATGATGTGGATGGCGATGGTGAACTCAGCGAGGAGGAAACCCAGGCCGTCATGGAAGACTACCGGCCGGAACCGCCGCCGGAAGGGGAAGCCATGGGCGGTATGCCGGGTGGTGGTGGCACGGACCTATCCGAGATTTTCAGCGACACGGATGAGGACGAAGACGGCAGTATCGATGAAACCGAAGCTGAAACCCTTGCCGAAATGATCAGCGAAGCGACCGGCGAGGAGATCAGTGTGGAAGATTTGATTGCTGCCTATGATGAAGATGGCGATGGGGTTCTCAGCGAAGAAGAGACCGCAGAGGCGCTGGAGGCCAACCGGCCCGAAGGCCCGCCGCCACCACCACCGGAAGAGGCGCAGGCAGAATCGGAAGAGACGTCGGTTTCGTCGGCGGCAACTGCCGCCATTGAAACCTACCTCAAGATGGCCGCTTTGGGCACGGGTGAAGACCCGTCATCCGATGCGGCGGCCTTGTTCGGCAATGGTGGCAGTACCTCTGTTGCCGCCAGCCTTTACTCGTTGAATACCGTAGCCTGA
- a CDS encoding cache domain-containing protein — protein sequence MKRITTHTLTVFILVLLAFPALAGTRDDCITKCKEAAEFIKSRGIDTAIKEIGNKNGRFVWYEGVSYVFLMNMKAKMLAHPHKPELTQAESLYETTDVNGKQLFKDMIETAKKGKGWTKYVWPVPGMGINKPKYTFIYRVSGTDYFIGAGFYVMAPGEYY from the coding sequence TTGAAAAGAATCACCACCCATACACTGACCGTTTTCATATTGGTGCTGTTGGCATTTCCCGCCCTGGCCGGAACCCGTGACGATTGCATTACCAAATGCAAGGAAGCGGCCGAATTTATCAAGAGCCGGGGAATCGATACCGCCATCAAGGAAATTGGGAATAAAAACGGCAGATTTGTGTGGTATGAGGGCGTCAGCTATGTTTTTCTGATGAACATGAAGGCCAAAATGCTGGCCCACCCCCATAAGCCGGAATTGACCCAGGCTGAAAGCCTCTATGAAACCACGGATGTCAACGGCAAGCAGTTGTTTAAGGATATGATTGAGACCGCAAAAAAAGGCAAGGGATGGACCAAGTATGTATGGCCGGTTCCCGGCATGGGGATTAACAAGCCCAAGTATACTTTCATTTACCGCGTTTCGGGTACGGACTACTTTATAGGCGCCGGTTTCTATGTGATGGCACCGGGAGAGTACTACTGA
- the trsM gene encoding DVU_1556 family methyltransferase, with the protein MRKTLDINISRPYESEAVRAVTGPAIRPGELDLTRRAAGYCRLGPGDRVLDVGCGTGASLDLLARRFGARTIGIDLSPMLLGVARQNDPPLSVMRGNALALPLKSGMLRAVFFECVLSLVPDPAAALAEAHRVLQAAGRLVVADIYRQSEGGGPDPGPWAGVGGCLRGAVGPRALLQRIHHAGFDSLLWQDHSDRLKALAAQLAWAGLSLKPWWRDTFPDGAACRMRPGYFLLVARKRS; encoded by the coding sequence TTGCGTAAAACACTCGATATCAATATATCCCGACCTTATGAATCCGAAGCCGTGCGGGCCGTGACCGGGCCGGCCATCCGGCCGGGAGAGCTGGACCTGACCCGCCGGGCGGCCGGGTATTGCCGACTGGGGCCGGGGGACCGGGTGCTGGACGTGGGCTGCGGGACCGGGGCCTCGCTGGACCTGCTCGCCCGCCGTTTTGGGGCCCGGACCATCGGGATCGATCTTTCGCCGATGCTGCTTGGCGTGGCCAGGCAGAACGACCCGCCGCTTTCCGTCATGCGCGGCAATGCCCTGGCTTTGCCGCTGAAAAGCGGAATGCTTCGTGCCGTCTTCTTTGAATGTGTGCTCTCCCTGGTTCCGGACCCGGCCGCGGCGTTGGCGGAAGCCCATCGGGTGCTTCAGGCAGCCGGCCGTCTGGTGGTTGCCGATATTTACCGGCAAAGCGAAGGGGGTGGACCCGATCCCGGTCCATGGGCCGGGGTCGGCGGGTGCCTGCGCGGAGCGGTGGGTCCGCGCGCGCTGCTGCAGCGGATCCACCACGCCGGATTTGATTCGCTGTTGTGGCAAGACCATTCGGATCGACTGAAAGCACTGGCCGCCCAGCTGGCCTGGGCCGGCCTCTCCCTGAAACCGTGGTGGCGGGACACGTTTCCGGACGGCGCTGCGTGCCGGATGCGTCCCGGTTACTTTCTACTTGTGGCCCGGAAAAGGAGTTGA
- a CDS encoding DVU_1555 family C-GCAxxG-C-C protein: MDDNQIRMLQLAAGGYTCSQIIVQLALDARGEENPLLVRAMAGLAYGCGNGRASCGALTGGCCLLGLYVGKGSDTEKESDRLPLMLGALTAWFEEAVSNQYGGMTCDAITGADGPAAARQRCAGMVADTFAKVMEIVVENGFDPFDAN; the protein is encoded by the coding sequence ATGGACGACAATCAGATTCGCATGCTGCAACTGGCCGCCGGCGGATATACCTGCAGCCAGATCATCGTTCAACTGGCCCTGGACGCCCGCGGGGAGGAGAATCCTCTCTTGGTGCGGGCCATGGCCGGCCTGGCTTACGGATGTGGCAACGGGCGGGCCAGTTGCGGTGCCCTGACCGGCGGGTGCTGCCTGCTGGGCCTGTACGTGGGCAAGGGCAGTGATACGGAAAAGGAATCGGATCGGCTGCCGCTGATGCTGGGTGCGCTCACCGCCTGGTTCGAGGAGGCGGTGAGCAATCAATATGGCGGCATGACCTGTGACGCCATTACCGGTGCCGATGGCCCTGCCGCAGCCCGACAGCGCTGCGCCGGCATGGTTGCCGACACATTTGCCAAAGTCATGGAGATTGTGGTGGAAAATGGATTCGATCCCTTTGACGCAAACTGA
- the trsS gene encoding radical SAM (seleno)protein TrsS, translated as MDSIPLTQTDAPVTPDTQKTQSLCPDCLALLPARRVIRGNRVYLEKHCPEHGSFSVRIWDGEPAFTGWQRPKIPTRPAHCGHPVEKGCPFDCGLCPDHRQRSCTIILEVTDRCNLACPVCFADARGMQGDDPPLTQIQRWFSAARKAGPGSNIQLSGGEPTVRDDLPRIVAMGREAGFDFIQVNTNGLRLARDAAYVRELKAAGLASIFLQFDGTDDGIYRKLRGRPLWAEKQAAIDACEKNRIGVVLVPTMVPGINDRNIGRILDLAVTRSPAVRSVHFQPVSYFGRVPHPPKDADRMTLPQLMRAIEAQTDGRFKAADFNPPGCENALCSFNASFLVMPDRSVRAVAGSAGGRCCPAPIPAEAGAASAIAFVARQWRAPQSCCDSAAADCAPLAPTDALDLDAFIRRAKTHLLSVSAMAFQDVWNLDLERARDCCIHVMAPDTRLIPFCLYNLTSRQGQRLYRT; from the coding sequence ATGGATTCGATCCCTTTGACGCAAACTGATGCCCCGGTGACGCCCGATACCCAGAAGACCCAGAGCCTCTGTCCGGATTGCCTGGCGTTACTTCCGGCCCGGCGGGTGATCCGCGGGAATCGGGTTTATCTGGAAAAGCACTGCCCCGAGCACGGATCTTTTTCCGTGCGCATCTGGGATGGCGAGCCCGCATTCACCGGCTGGCAGCGGCCCAAGATTCCCACCCGGCCGGCCCACTGCGGTCATCCGGTGGAAAAGGGCTGCCCTTTCGACTGCGGCCTCTGTCCGGACCATCGCCAGCGCTCCTGCACCATCATTCTGGAAGTGACCGATCGATGCAACCTGGCCTGCCCGGTATGCTTCGCCGATGCCCGGGGCATGCAGGGCGATGATCCCCCCCTGACCCAGATTCAGCGCTGGTTCAGCGCCGCCCGAAAGGCCGGTCCCGGCAGCAACATCCAGCTTTCCGGAGGGGAGCCCACCGTGCGGGACGACCTGCCGCGTATCGTCGCGATGGGCCGCGAGGCCGGATTCGATTTCATCCAGGTTAATACCAACGGTCTGCGTCTGGCCCGTGATGCGGCCTATGTCCGCGAGCTCAAGGCCGCCGGACTGGCTTCGATTTTTCTGCAGTTCGACGGCACCGACGACGGCATTTACCGGAAACTTCGCGGACGGCCGCTGTGGGCGGAAAAACAGGCTGCCATCGATGCCTGTGAAAAAAACCGGATCGGTGTGGTGCTGGTGCCGACGATGGTACCCGGGATCAACGACCGCAATATCGGCCGCATCCTCGATCTGGCCGTGACCCGCTCCCCGGCCGTCCGCTCGGTCCACTTTCAGCCGGTCAGCTATTTCGGCCGGGTGCCGCATCCGCCCAAAGACGCCGACCGGATGACCCTGCCGCAGCTGATGCGCGCCATCGAGGCGCAGACCGACGGCCGTTTCAAGGCTGCGGACTTCAATCCTCCGGGCTGCGAGAATGCCCTGTGCAGCTTCAACGCCAGCTTTTTGGTAATGCCCGACCGCAGTGTGCGGGCCGTGGCCGGATCCGCCGGCGGGAGATGCTGCCCGGCCCCCATCCCGGCCGAGGCGGGGGCGGCCAGTGCCATCGCCTTTGTGGCCCGGCAATGGCGGGCGCCGCAATCGTGTTGCGACAGCGCAGCCGCCGACTGTGCGCCTTTGGCACCGACGGATGCTTTGGATTTGGACGCGTTTATCCGTCGGGCCAAAACGCATCTGCTTTCCGTATCCGCCATGGCTTTCCAGGATGTGTGGAACCTGGACCTGGAGCGGGCGCGCGACTGCTGTATCCATGTCATGGCGCCGGACACCCGCTTGATTCCCTTTTGCCTTTACAATCTCACCAGCCGTCAAGGCCAGCGGCTCTACCGTACCTAG
- a CDS encoding molybdopterin-dependent oxidoreductase translates to MAAKKSTFSVCGMCTVRCPIQVETENGAIQFIQGNPHMGGINGALCARGAAGKALINDNERIQRPMIRVGDRGQGNWKPISWDEALDYAASQLKAVIDTHGGKSILFSDRGGPFRDLHQAFVRGLGSPNWSNHDASCARNVQHAALSLFGFGRKGVGYDLKNARHVVLQTRNIFEAINVKEVNDLMAAMEKGCKLTVIDIRANVTATKAHRFMMIRPGSDYALNLSVIHTLLNRKLYNTAYASKWINDLDVLERFVKPYTPEWAEQETGIAAEEIVQFTKDLAKDAPAIIWHPGWMNARYLDSFYMSRTIYIINTLLGSIGAKGGLPMANKPSDVGRKGLKKLVDLVPKPEDKRADGTGWKYGHLDTGPGLINLGFDAIESEDPYPVRAYIAYRHDPLMGFPDPERMKQKWAKLDFLMSVSFTWSDTAWHSDLVLPLSPYLERESILACKNGLNPYMFTRRRAVEPRYDTRSDWEILCGLAKRLGIDALAFDSIEKIWEYQLDGTGVSVSDFDAKGFVQLGTGPLYKEEPTFKTPSGKVEIINEKWESQGVPSLKPYESTHPPEGKFRLTFGRCGVHTQGHTVNNSLLFEQVPENTLWINSDAGARMGLTDGDLVEISGNGRGGRMHARLTDLIHPEAVFMLHGFGHRLPVESRAFGKGVADHELMCGGLEKWDKGGGAVAMQEHFVSVARC, encoded by the coding sequence ATGGCAGCAAAAAAGTCTACCTTCAGCGTATGCGGCATGTGCACGGTCAGGTGCCCCATTCAGGTTGAGACAGAAAACGGGGCAATTCAATTCATCCAGGGAAACCCTCACATGGGCGGCATCAACGGTGCCCTGTGCGCCCGCGGCGCGGCCGGCAAAGCCTTGATCAACGACAACGAACGCATCCAGCGGCCCATGATCCGGGTTGGCGACCGCGGCCAGGGAAACTGGAAGCCGATCAGTTGGGATGAGGCCCTGGACTACGCCGCCAGTCAGCTCAAAGCGGTCATCGACACCCATGGCGGAAAAAGCATTCTTTTCTCCGATCGCGGCGGCCCTTTTCGTGACTTGCATCAGGCCTTCGTGCGCGGCCTGGGATCGCCCAACTGGTCCAACCATGACGCGTCCTGCGCCCGCAACGTCCAGCATGCGGCTCTCTCCCTTTTCGGTTTCGGACGCAAAGGAGTCGGCTACGACCTGAAAAACGCGCGTCACGTGGTCCTTCAGACCCGCAACATCTTCGAAGCCATCAACGTCAAGGAGGTCAACGACCTCATGGCCGCCATGGAAAAGGGATGCAAACTGACCGTCATCGACATCCGGGCCAATGTCACCGCAACCAAGGCCCACCGTTTTATGATGATCCGCCCCGGCTCGGATTACGCGCTCAACCTTTCCGTTATCCACACCCTGCTCAATCGGAAGCTTTACAACACCGCCTATGCCAGCAAATGGATCAACGACCTGGATGTACTGGAACGGTTCGTCAAGCCCTACACCCCCGAATGGGCCGAGCAGGAAACCGGCATTGCCGCCGAGGAGATCGTCCAGTTCACCAAGGACCTGGCCAAGGACGCGCCGGCAATCATCTGGCATCCCGGCTGGATGAACGCCCGCTACTTGGATTCTTTTTATATGTCGCGCACCATCTACATTATCAACACCCTGCTCGGGTCCATTGGTGCCAAAGGCGGGTTGCCCATGGCCAACAAACCCAGCGATGTCGGGCGCAAGGGGCTGAAAAAACTGGTTGACCTGGTACCCAAACCCGAAGACAAACGCGCCGACGGCACCGGATGGAAGTACGGCCATCTCGACACCGGGCCTGGCCTGATCAATCTGGGATTCGACGCCATTGAGAGTGAAGATCCCTATCCTGTCAGGGCTTATATCGCCTACCGCCACGACCCCTTGATGGGCTTTCCCGATCCGGAGCGGATGAAGCAAAAATGGGCCAAGCTCGATTTTCTCATGTCGGTGAGTTTTACCTGGTCCGACACGGCCTGGCATTCCGATTTGGTGCTACCCCTTTCCCCCTACCTGGAACGGGAATCGATCCTGGCCTGTAAAAACGGACTCAATCCGTATATGTTCACCCGCCGCCGGGCCGTCGAGCCGCGTTATGATACCCGTAGCGACTGGGAAATCCTCTGCGGCCTGGCCAAACGCCTGGGCATCGACGCCCTGGCGTTCGACTCCATCGAGAAAATCTGGGAATACCAACTGGACGGCACCGGTGTCAGCGTTTCCGATTTCGACGCCAAGGGGTTCGTACAACTGGGCACCGGGCCGTTGTACAAGGAGGAACCGACCTTCAAGACACCGTCCGGGAAGGTGGAAATCATCAATGAAAAGTGGGAATCCCAGGGCGTGCCCTCCCTCAAGCCATACGAAAGCACCCATCCGCCGGAAGGCAAATTCCGGCTCACCTTCGGCCGCTGCGGGGTTCACACCCAGGGCCACACGGTTAACAACAGCCTGCTGTTCGAACAGGTCCCCGAGAACACCCTGTGGATCAACAGCGATGCCGGAGCCCGGATGGGACTGACTGACGGAGACCTGGTGGAAATCAGCGGAAACGGGCGAGGCGGACGCATGCATGCCCGTCTCACCGACCTGATTCACCCCGAAGCGGTGTTCATGCTGCATGGTTTCGGCCACCGGCTGCCCGTGGAGAGCCGGGCCTTTGGCAAGGGCGTGGCCGATCATGAACTGATGTGTGGTGGACTGGAAAAGTGGGACAAAGGCGGCGGCGCCGTCGCCATGCAGGAACACTTCGTTTCCGTGGCGCGCTGTTGA
- a CDS encoding DVU_1557 family redox protein — protein sequence MTAAGVIWWLGPVAVAYMGNRFTTDLPYCPECKTVLISEAVATGKMAEVERILEDK from the coding sequence GTGACCGCTGCGGGTGTGATCTGGTGGTTGGGGCCGGTGGCCGTGGCATACATGGGCAACCGTTTTACCACCGATCTGCCCTACTGCCCGGAATGCAAAACGGTGCTGATCAGCGAAGCCGTGGCCACGGGGAAGATGGCGGAGGTGGAGCGGATCCTCGAAGATAAATAG